One Coregonus clupeaformis isolate EN_2021a unplaced genomic scaffold, ASM2061545v1 scaf0343, whole genome shotgun sequence genomic region harbors:
- the LOC123481246 gene encoding E3 SUMO-protein ligase KIAA1586-like, which yields MNFEIQVSGQGSRTTSLSILRNKVRKHALSKAHTQAVKVAEQQKEAAIENAVETMTESYMKETEAVFRTAYHLAKKNRPFSDHESLIELQELNGVKMGSILHSRYSATQIIQHVASEMQSKIISSIIASSSKLAVLIDEASSLSHKAVMTVSIKASIQEESPEFIFLELVELENQRADGILQALLTCLTNAGFTEEWLHENWVTFVSDGASVMLGKKSGVATRLTLRFPKLFVWHCMNHRLELAVSDAVDEVNSVNHFKTFIQKLYSLYSVSNKNERELVNAAAEVGSQLLRIGRILDVRWVASSFRTVRAVWTSLGALVQHFKNACSDEMRSTKERQMYRGLLDRVQSPEFICDLGLMYDTLHELSLLSQELQSRSITLLRAEHLLKRSIRVIQSFKESPGEKYSEALEAKQTGEYRSIALKTNAKLKSINPGQFLQSLVNNLEKRLSF from the coding sequence atgaactttgaaATTCAAGTGTCTGGCCAGGGAAGTAGAACAACAAGTTTGTCAATCTTGAGAAATAAGGTGAGGAAACATGCGTTGTCCAAGGCCCACACTCAGGCTGTGAAGGTGGCAGagcaacagaaagaagctgccatTGAGAATGCAGTGGAGACTATGACTGAGTCCTACATGAAGGAAACTGAAGCTGTGTTTCGAACAGCCTACCATCTGGCCAAAAAGAACCGACCCTTTTCTGACCATGAGAGCCTCATTGAGCTGCAGGAACTGAATGGTGTAAAAATGGGCTCAATACTTCATTCACGTTACAGTGcaacacaaataatacaacatgTTGCTAGTGAGATGCAGAGCAAAATCATCAGTAGCATTATAGCATCATCCAGTAAGTTAGCTGTCCTAATTGACGAGGCATCTTCTTTAAGTCACAAAGCTGTCATGACAGTTTCTATTAAAGCATCAATTCAAGAAGAAAGCCCTGAGTTCATATTCCTGGAACTTGTTGAACTGGAAAATCAGAGAGCAGATGGCATATTACAGGCGTTACTCACCTGTTTAACTAATgctggctttacagaagagtggcttcATGAAAACTGGGTAACATTTGTATCTGATGGAGCCAGTGTCATGCTAGGAAAGAAGTCAGGAGTAGCAACCAGACTGACTTTGAGATTCCCAAAGCTTTTTGTATGGCACTGCATGAACCATAGACTTGAACTTGCTGTGTCAGATGCAGTTGATGAGGTAAACTCTGTCAATCACTTTAAAACTTTTATCCAGAAGCTATACTCTCTGTATAGTGTGTCAAACAAAAATGAACGTGAACTTGTTAATGCAGCAGCTGAAGTAGGCTCACAACTTCTTCGCATTGGCAGAATCTTGGATGTACGCTGGGTGGCCAGTAGCTTTCGGACTGTTCGTGCTGTTTGGACATCCCTGGGAGCTCTTGTGCAGCACTTTAAAAATGCTTGCAGTGATGAGATGAGGTCCACCAAAGAGAGGCAGATGTACAGAGGTTTGTTAGACCGTGTTCAAAGTCCAGAATTCATTTGTGACCTTGGCCTCATGTACGACACTCTCCATGAACTAAGTCTCCTGTCACAGGAGCTTCAGTCTCGTTCTATAACGCTCCTCAGAGCAGAGCATCTGCTGAAACGCTCAATCAGAGTGATCCAGTCATTCAAAGAGAGTCCAGGTGAGAAATATAGTGAGGCTTTAGAAgcaaaacagactggggagtatcGGTCTATAGCCCTGAAAACAAATGCAAAGCTGAAGTCTATCAATCCAGGCCAGTTCTTACAAAGCCTTGTGAACAATCTGGAGAAACGCTTGTCTTTTTGA